A section of the Microbacterium sp. MM2322 genome encodes:
- a CDS encoding peptide deformylase: MAVRPIRLFGDPVLRSVSNPIEDIDEGVHGLVADLVDSVAEPGRAGVAAPQIGVGLRAFSYNVDGVIGYVLNPTIEVSGDPVPTGEGCLSVPGLWHDAMRHPWARVTGIDLNGEEIVIEGEGLLAQALQHEYDHLEGMLYLDRLPKDVRRQAMREVRESDWF; the protein is encoded by the coding sequence ATGGCGGTTCGTCCCATCCGCCTCTTCGGCGACCCGGTGCTCCGGAGCGTGAGCAACCCCATCGAGGACATCGACGAGGGCGTCCACGGACTCGTCGCAGACCTCGTGGACTCGGTGGCAGAACCCGGACGCGCGGGCGTCGCCGCCCCTCAGATCGGGGTCGGCCTGCGGGCTTTCAGCTACAACGTCGACGGTGTGATCGGGTACGTCCTGAACCCCACCATCGAGGTGTCCGGCGACCCCGTGCCGACGGGGGAGGGATGCCTCTCCGTTCCTGGCCTGTGGCACGACGCGATGCGTCACCCGTGGGCGCGTGTCACCGGCATCGACCTGAACGGCGAGGAGATCGTGATCGAGGGTGAGGGGCTGCTCGCCCAGGCGCTGCAGCACGAGTACGACCACCTCGAGGGCATGCTCTACCTCGATCGCCTGCCGAAGGACGTGCGCCGTCAGGCGATGCGCGAAGTGCGAGAGTCCGACTGGTTCTGA
- a CDS encoding long-chain fatty acid--CoA ligase — MSAVLFDVPAVVPADPTANTSDILVERVKATPSLALFAVPDREGWRDITAAEFHREVLALAKGFAASGIQPGDKVAFLARTTYEWSLVDFALFFAGAVMVPVYETSSASQINWILTDSGAVAMVVESSVHADRVAEIRSEVPLLREVWTMQTGDLDTLRSRGSDVSDDEIERRRSLANTDDIATLIYTSGSTGRPKGCVLTHKNFVELSRNSAEALREVVQQPGASTLLFLPLAHVFARFISILNIHGGVKTGHEPDTTKLLAGLGSFKPTYLLAVPRVFEKVYNSAEQKAEAGGKGKIFRAAAAVAVEHSRRLQDGEKIPLGMKIKFALFDRLVYSKLRTAMGGRVAHAVSGSAPLGSRLGHFFHSLGVQILEGYGLTETTAPATVNLATKSKIGTVGPALPGVGVRLAEDGEIEVRGVNVFKEYWRNPEATAAAFDDGWFRTGDIGSFDSDGYLTITGRKKEIIVTAGGKNVAPAVLEDPIRANPIVGQVVVVGDQKPFIGALVTLDHEMLPTWMSNNGLAADMPMSQVIAHPKVLAEVQSAVDQANKTVSRAESIRKFVILDTEWTEASGHLTPKMSIKRNVILSDFAADIDELYQANVSTTNISLGN; from the coding sequence ATGAGCGCCGTCCTATTCGACGTCCCCGCTGTCGTACCCGCGGATCCGACCGCCAACACCTCGGACATCCTGGTGGAGCGGGTGAAAGCGACTCCGTCGCTCGCTCTGTTCGCCGTCCCCGACCGTGAGGGGTGGCGCGACATCACCGCCGCGGAGTTCCACCGCGAGGTCCTCGCCTTGGCGAAGGGATTCGCGGCCAGCGGCATCCAGCCCGGGGACAAGGTCGCGTTCCTCGCCCGTACGACGTACGAGTGGTCGCTTGTCGATTTCGCCCTCTTCTTCGCAGGCGCCGTCATGGTCCCGGTCTACGAGACGAGTTCCGCGTCGCAGATCAATTGGATCCTCACCGACTCGGGCGCCGTCGCCATGGTCGTCGAGAGCTCGGTGCACGCCGACCGCGTCGCTGAGATCCGCTCAGAGGTGCCGCTCCTCCGGGAGGTCTGGACCATGCAGACGGGCGACCTCGACACGCTGCGCTCCCGCGGCTCGGACGTCAGCGACGACGAGATCGAGCGTCGACGCTCACTCGCCAACACCGACGACATCGCCACCCTCATCTATACGTCGGGCTCCACCGGTCGCCCCAAGGGGTGCGTCCTCACCCACAAGAACTTCGTCGAGCTGTCGCGGAACTCCGCCGAAGCACTCCGCGAGGTCGTTCAGCAGCCCGGCGCGTCGACCCTCCTCTTCCTCCCGCTCGCACACGTGTTCGCCCGGTTCATCTCGATCCTGAACATCCACGGCGGCGTGAAGACAGGGCACGAGCCCGACACGACGAAGCTCCTCGCCGGCCTCGGCTCGTTCAAGCCGACGTATCTACTCGCCGTGCCGCGTGTGTTCGAGAAGGTCTACAACTCGGCGGAGCAGAAGGCGGAGGCGGGTGGCAAGGGAAAGATCTTCCGAGCCGCCGCGGCCGTCGCGGTCGAGCACTCGCGTCGCCTGCAGGACGGCGAGAAGATCCCGCTCGGCATGAAGATCAAGTTCGCGCTCTTCGACCGCCTCGTCTACAGCAAGCTGCGGACCGCGATGGGTGGCCGCGTCGCCCACGCGGTGTCGGGGTCCGCCCCTCTCGGTTCGCGCCTCGGCCACTTCTTCCACAGCCTCGGTGTGCAGATCCTCGAGGGCTACGGCCTCACCGAGACGACGGCTCCCGCGACGGTTAACCTCGCCACCAAGTCGAAGATCGGAACCGTCGGTCCCGCGCTCCCCGGAGTCGGGGTCCGCCTCGCCGAGGACGGCGAGATCGAGGTGCGCGGCGTCAACGTCTTCAAGGAGTATTGGCGAAACCCCGAAGCGACGGCTGCCGCTTTCGACGACGGCTGGTTCCGGACGGGCGACATCGGTTCCTTCGATTCGGACGGTTATCTGACCATCACCGGCAGGAAGAAGGAGATCATCGTCACCGCCGGCGGCAAGAACGTCGCTCCGGCTGTGCTCGAGGATCCGATCCGCGCCAACCCGATCGTCGGTCAGGTCGTCGTCGTCGGAGACCAGAAGCCGTTCATCGGCGCACTGGTCACCCTCGACCACGAGATGCTGCCGACATGGATGTCGAACAACGGCCTGGCTGCCGACATGCCGATGTCGCAGGTGATCGCGCACCCGAAGGTCCTCGCCGAAGTCCAGTCCGCGGTCGACCAAGCGAACAAAACCGTCTCCCGTGCGGAGTCGATTCGGAAGTTCGTGATCCTCGACACCGAGTGGACCGAGGCATCCGGCCATCTGACGCCGAAGATGAGCATCAAGCGAAACGTCATCCTGTCGGACTTCGCGGCCGACATCGACGAGCTCTACCAGGCGAACGTGTCGACGACCAACATCTCGCTCGGCAACTGA
- a CDS encoding ROK family glucokinase: MLNVGIDIGGTKIAGGIVDPDGAILDRRRVPTPADPQALADAVAAMVDDLVTDRVVHAVGVAAAGFIDASRSVILHAPNIDWTDEPLRDELERRIGRPVTLENDANAAGWGEFRFGAGRDVRDMVMITLGTGVGGAAIIDGDLLVGGNGIGGELGHLRFERGGRPCGCGQSGCLEQYASGRALQREAADIAASGSLGAGLAAARTADGIVPGAAMAALVAAGDAGALEAVHRVATALGEACGGFQAVLDPALFVIGGGVADLGERLLHPVREAYATALPGYGERPIASFAIATLGNDAGLIGVADLAGGRV, encoded by the coding sequence GTGCTCAACGTCGGCATCGACATCGGTGGGACCAAGATCGCCGGGGGCATCGTCGATCCTGATGGCGCGATCCTCGATCGTCGGCGTGTTCCCACTCCCGCCGATCCCCAGGCACTGGCGGATGCCGTCGCCGCCATGGTCGACGACCTCGTCACCGACCGCGTGGTCCATGCTGTCGGTGTCGCGGCGGCCGGCTTCATCGACGCCAGCCGTTCCGTCATCCTGCACGCGCCCAACATCGACTGGACGGACGAGCCGCTCCGCGACGAACTGGAGCGGCGCATCGGTCGCCCGGTGACCCTCGAGAACGATGCGAACGCCGCCGGGTGGGGCGAGTTCCGCTTCGGCGCCGGTCGCGACGTCCGCGACATGGTGATGATCACCCTCGGCACCGGCGTCGGCGGCGCCGCGATCATCGATGGCGACCTGCTGGTCGGCGGAAACGGCATCGGCGGCGAACTCGGCCATCTCCGCTTCGAACGCGGGGGCCGCCCCTGCGGGTGCGGGCAGAGCGGATGTCTCGAACAGTACGCATCCGGCCGGGCGCTGCAGCGGGAAGCCGCGGACATCGCGGCATCCGGATCGCTCGGTGCCGGTCTTGCTGCCGCGCGCACCGCCGACGGCATCGTCCCGGGGGCCGCGATGGCAGCGCTCGTGGCCGCCGGCGATGCAGGAGCCCTCGAGGCGGTGCACCGCGTCGCGACCGCGCTGGGGGAGGCCTGCGGAGGGTTCCAGGCGGTTCTCGACCCTGCCCTGTTCGTCATCGGCGGCGGCGTGGCCGATCTCGGTGAGCGACTCCTGCATCCCGTCCGGGAGGCCTACGCGACGGCGCTTCCCGGCTACGGCGAGCGGCCGATCGCCTCTTTCGCCATCGCGACGCTGGGTAACGACGCCGGGCTCATCGGCGTCGCCGACCTCGCCGGCGGCCGAGTCTGA
- a CDS encoding lysophospholipid acyltransferase family protein translates to MVYWVLKYLIIGPIVKAIFRPWIVGRSNIPASGAAIIASNHLSVSDSVFLPLMIDRRMSFLAKSDYFTGSGLRGWATRVFMKGTGQIPIDRTGGKASEASLNTGLQVLGRGDILGIYPEGTRSPDGKLYRGRTGLARMALTARVPVIPVVMIGTDDIMPIGRSVPRVGRVGMVIGEPLDFSRFYGMESDRFVLRSVTDEIMVALQRMGEQEYEDVYASTVKDRRPAAAS, encoded by the coding sequence ATGGTCTACTGGGTCCTCAAGTACCTCATCATCGGACCGATCGTGAAAGCGATCTTCCGTCCGTGGATCGTGGGACGCAGCAACATCCCGGCATCCGGTGCAGCCATCATCGCGAGCAATCACCTGTCGGTCAGCGACTCCGTGTTCCTGCCGCTCATGATCGATCGGCGCATGTCGTTCCTCGCGAAGAGCGACTACTTCACGGGTTCCGGGCTGCGGGGATGGGCCACGCGCGTCTTCATGAAGGGGACCGGCCAGATCCCGATCGACCGGACCGGCGGCAAGGCCTCGGAAGCCTCGCTGAACACCGGCCTCCAGGTGCTCGGGCGGGGTGACATCCTCGGGATCTATCCCGAGGGCACCCGAAGCCCCGACGGGAAGCTCTACCGAGGCCGCACCGGACTCGCCCGCATGGCACTCACCGCTCGTGTTCCGGTCATTCCCGTCGTGATGATCGGCACCGACGACATCATGCCCATCGGCCGTTCCGTCCCTCGGGTCGGGCGCGTGGGCATGGTCATCGGTGAACCGCTCGACTTCAGCAGGTTCTACGGCATGGAGTCCGACCGCTTCGTCCTCCGCTCCGTGACGGACGAGATCATGGTCGCGCTGCAGCGTATGGGGGAGCAGGAATACGAGGACGTCTACGCGTCGACTGTCAAGGACCGTCGTCCGGCCGCAGCGTCCTGA
- a CDS encoding class II 3-deoxy-7-phosphoheptulonate synthase, producing the protein MPTPLDHWRSLPIKQQPLWTDADAVAAVSAEIATLPPLVFAGEVDNLRDRLAKAASGQAFLLQGGDCAETFAGATAQQIRDRIKTVLQMAVVLTYGASMPIVKMGRMAGQFAKPRSSDTETRGDITLPAYRGDIVNGYDFTEASRTADPQRLLKGYHTAASTLNLIRAFTQGGFADLREVHSWNQGFAKNPANQRYERLAGDIDRAIKFMEAAGANFDELRGVEFYTGHEGLLMDYEHPMTRIDSRTGTPYNTSAHFLWVGERTRELDGAHVDYFSKIRNPIGVKLGPSTTPETALALIDKLDPEREPGRLTFITRMGAGKIRDALPPLLQAVKDSGATPLWVTDPMHGNGITTPTGYKTRRFDDVVDEVRGFFEAHRSVGTFPGGIHVELTGDDVTECLGGSEMIDEATLATRYESLCDPRLNHMQSLELAFLVAEELGNR; encoded by the coding sequence ATGCCCACTCCTCTCGACCACTGGCGTTCGCTCCCGATCAAGCAGCAGCCGTTGTGGACCGACGCGGATGCGGTCGCTGCCGTCTCCGCCGAGATCGCGACCCTCCCGCCCCTCGTCTTCGCCGGCGAGGTCGACAACCTCCGCGACCGCCTCGCGAAGGCGGCGTCCGGGCAGGCGTTCCTGCTTCAGGGCGGCGACTGCGCCGAAACGTTCGCCGGAGCCACCGCGCAGCAGATCCGCGACCGCATCAAGACGGTTCTGCAGATGGCGGTCGTCCTGACGTATGGCGCGTCGATGCCCATCGTGAAGATGGGGCGCATGGCGGGACAGTTCGCCAAACCGCGCTCGAGCGACACCGAGACGCGGGGCGACATCACGCTGCCGGCGTACCGGGGAGACATCGTCAACGGATACGACTTCACCGAGGCCTCCCGCACCGCTGACCCGCAGCGCCTGCTGAAGGGGTACCACACGGCGGCATCCACGCTGAACCTCATCCGCGCCTTCACGCAGGGTGGATTCGCCGACCTCCGCGAGGTGCACAGCTGGAACCAGGGCTTCGCGAAGAACCCCGCCAACCAGCGCTACGAGCGTCTGGCGGGCGACATCGACCGTGCCATCAAGTTCATGGAGGCGGCCGGGGCGAACTTCGACGAGCTTCGCGGGGTCGAGTTCTACACCGGCCACGAGGGTCTGCTCATGGACTACGAGCACCCGATGACGCGCATCGACTCGCGGACGGGCACGCCGTACAACACCTCCGCGCACTTCCTCTGGGTGGGTGAGCGCACACGTGAGCTCGACGGTGCGCACGTCGACTACTTCTCGAAGATCCGGAACCCCATCGGCGTGAAGCTCGGGCCGTCGACGACGCCCGAGACGGCGCTCGCGCTCATCGACAAGCTCGACCCCGAGCGTGAGCCCGGTCGGCTCACCTTCATCACTCGGATGGGCGCGGGCAAGATCCGTGACGCGCTTCCCCCGCTGTTGCAGGCGGTCAAGGACTCCGGCGCGACACCGCTGTGGGTGACCGACCCGATGCACGGCAACGGCATCACGACGCCGACCGGGTACAAGACGCGTCGCTTCGACGACGTCGTCGACGAGGTGCGCGGCTTCTTCGAGGCTCATCGATCGGTGGGGACCTTCCCCGGCGGCATCCACGTCGAACTCACCGGTGACGACGTCACCGAGTGCCTCGGTGGCTCCGAGATGATCGACGAGGCGACCCTGGCCACGCGCTACGAGTCGCTGTGCGACCCGCGTCTGAACCACATGCAGTCGCTGGAGCTGGCGTTCCTGGTCGCCGAGGAGCTCGGCAACCGCTGA
- the pknB gene encoding Stk1 family PASTA domain-containing Ser/Thr kinase has protein sequence MNANPHTDPLIGRLVDSRYRVRGRIARGGMATVYVATDLRLERRVALKVMHGHLSDDTVFQNRFIQEARSAARLADPHVVNVFDQGQDGEMAYLVMEYLPGITLRELLREQKRLTLPQTITIMDAILSGLSAAHRAGIVHRDVKPENVLLAEDGRIKIGDFGLARATSANTATGQMLLGTIAYLAPELVTRGTADARSDIYALGIMLYEMLTGDQPYKGEQPMQIAYQHATHSVPRPSVKNPGVPEQLDELVLWATERSPEDRPTDAREMLERLRDIEKQLGVFPQVVRSTPAGATVVVDDSLDSDEVTRVMPGTFTAPSVTTEVDNATRLRRRSHRNTLKGGWLLAVVLVLAAAAGGVGWWFGSGPGSLVSVPSLEGMSFDTASRALAENALVAKRSDVHSLEVPTGEVVGTDPDAGTLLDRDATVTVEISSGPATVDLPALQDRTRTDVETLLQENNITVAATKKYFTSFAADRIVRVYVTQAGSQDPVECTAGCSVLQGSTAELRVSVGALPDVVGKSGDEATDILQSAGMKVKEEREFSSTVADDLVIRVPERPGGGGSWQQGEEITIVVSDGPKPVEVPNVVGETVRTAVDRLQAAGFKVNPNIEDAEIPLGGRYWDVYRVRSMTPDGGTMQRPGITISLTPQFQPFG, from the coding sequence GTGAACGCCAACCCGCATACCGACCCGTTGATCGGCCGCCTGGTCGACAGCCGGTACCGGGTTCGCGGGCGCATCGCGCGCGGCGGCATGGCGACCGTCTACGTCGCCACAGATCTTCGGCTCGAGCGCCGCGTGGCCCTCAAGGTCATGCACGGCCATCTCTCGGACGACACCGTCTTCCAGAACCGCTTCATCCAGGAAGCCCGGTCCGCCGCGCGCCTCGCCGATCCCCATGTCGTCAACGTGTTCGACCAGGGCCAAGACGGCGAAATGGCCTATCTCGTCATGGAGTACCTCCCGGGCATCACGCTCCGTGAGCTGCTGCGCGAGCAGAAGCGCCTCACTCTCCCTCAGACGATCACGATCATGGACGCGATCCTGTCGGGCCTCTCGGCCGCCCATCGCGCAGGCATCGTGCACCGGGACGTGAAGCCCGAGAACGTCCTGCTTGCGGAAGACGGCCGCATCAAGATCGGCGATTTCGGTCTGGCGCGCGCCACGAGCGCGAACACCGCGACGGGGCAGATGCTCCTCGGGACGATCGCGTACCTCGCCCCGGAGCTCGTCACCCGGGGTACCGCCGATGCCCGGAGCGACATCTACGCGCTCGGCATCATGCTCTACGAGATGCTCACCGGTGACCAGCCCTACAAGGGCGAGCAGCCGATGCAGATCGCCTATCAGCACGCCACCCACTCCGTTCCCCGCCCGAGCGTCAAGAACCCCGGCGTCCCGGAACAACTCGACGAACTCGTCCTCTGGGCGACCGAGCGCTCCCCCGAGGACCGTCCGACGGATGCGCGCGAGATGCTCGAACGCCTCCGCGACATCGAGAAGCAACTCGGGGTGTTTCCGCAGGTCGTGCGTTCCACTCCCGCCGGTGCCACGGTCGTCGTCGATGACTCGCTGGACTCCGACGAAGTCACCCGGGTCATGCCCGGGACCTTCACCGCGCCGAGCGTCACCACCGAGGTCGACAACGCGACCCGGCTCCGTCGACGCTCGCATCGCAACACGCTGAAGGGGGGCTGGCTGCTGGCTGTCGTCCTCGTGCTCGCGGCCGCCGCCGGCGGCGTGGGCTGGTGGTTCGGTTCCGGACCGGGTTCACTCGTCTCGGTCCCGTCACTGGAGGGGATGAGTTTCGACACTGCTTCCAGAGCGCTCGCTGAGAATGCACTCGTCGCGAAGCGGAGTGATGTGCACAGCCTCGAGGTCCCCACCGGAGAGGTCGTGGGCACCGACCCGGATGCCGGGACCCTCCTCGACCGCGACGCGACGGTGACCGTCGAGATCTCGTCCGGTCCCGCGACCGTGGATCTGCCGGCGCTCCAGGACCGGACGCGGACCGACGTCGAAACCCTCCTGCAGGAGAACAACATCACCGTCGCGGCGACCAAGAAGTACTTCACGAGCTTCGCCGCCGACCGCATCGTCCGCGTCTACGTGACGCAGGCAGGCTCGCAAGACCCGGTCGAGTGCACCGCGGGCTGCTCCGTGCTCCAGGGCTCGACGGCCGAGCTCCGTGTATCGGTGGGTGCCCTGCCCGACGTCGTCGGCAAGAGCGGCGACGAGGCGACGGACATCCTCCAGAGCGCCGGCATGAAGGTGAAGGAAGAACGCGAGTTCAGCAGCACGGTCGCAGATGACCTCGTGATCCGCGTCCCCGAACGCCCGGGCGGTGGCGGCTCCTGGCAGCAGGGCGAGGAGATCACGATCGTCGTGTCCGACGGCCCGAAGCCGGTCGAGGTGCCGAACGTCGTCGGCGAAACCGTCCGGACAGCGGTCGATCGTCTCCAAGCGGCGGGTTTCAAGGTCAACCCGAACATCGAGGATGCGGAGATCCCTCTCGGTGGGCGCTACTGGGACGTCTACCGCGTCCGATCCATGACCCCCGACGGTGGCACGATGCAGCGCCCCGGGATCACGATCAGCCTGACCCCCCAGTTCCAGCCCTTCGGCTGA
- a CDS encoding LysM peptidoglycan-binding domain-containing protein, whose protein sequence is MSGPAMIGSIALSLSLVPLDAGTADGHERPAPEPLSARTSAAPSAAEDDLDVVGTPASRNAVAAHVVKRGDTVSAIAAANGVRTADVLTWNGLNWRSVIHPGDVLRLGPKAVRTAAEPAPKARPAASTYTVRAGDTLWSIAARHDMSVSALSRANDLGASTMIHPGQKLTVGVLAAPRAVVRAAPAKAAAGPVHEVSSGETLWAIATRSGVSLARLLAANGLDETSIIYPGQKLRIPTAAPTPAPAVASSGAAQVVLDAEQIANVRTIIDVGRERGVSRDGIAIALATAMVESWIRNLDGGDRDSLGLFQQRPSAGWGSEAEIRDPRRSAAAFFGGPTDPNGDRTRGLLDIDGWEDMDFGDAAQAVQISAYPERYAPWEEQARRWLATYG, encoded by the coding sequence ATGAGCGGACCCGCAATGATCGGGTCCATCGCCCTGTCACTCTCGCTCGTTCCCCTCGACGCCGGGACGGCTGACGGGCACGAACGCCCGGCTCCCGAGCCGCTCTCCGCCCGGACGTCCGCAGCGCCTTCGGCCGCAGAAGACGACCTCGACGTCGTCGGAACTCCCGCATCCCGGAACGCGGTCGCCGCGCACGTCGTCAAGCGCGGCGACACCGTCAGCGCGATCGCGGCCGCCAACGGCGTCCGCACGGCCGATGTCCTCACGTGGAACGGGCTGAACTGGCGGTCGGTCATCCACCCCGGCGACGTCCTGCGACTGGGCCCGAAGGCCGTCCGGACCGCGGCGGAACCCGCGCCGAAGGCCCGACCCGCGGCATCCACGTACACCGTCCGCGCGGGCGACACGCTCTGGTCGATCGCTGCGCGCCACGACATGAGCGTGTCCGCCCTGTCCCGCGCCAATGATCTGGGCGCGTCCACGATGATCCACCCGGGGCAGAAGTTGACCGTCGGAGTGTTGGCCGCCCCTCGCGCCGTCGTCCGCGCCGCCCCGGCGAAGGCGGCCGCCGGACCCGTTCACGAGGTCTCCTCGGGCGAGACGCTGTGGGCAATCGCGACGCGAAGCGGCGTGAGCCTCGCGCGTCTGCTCGCGGCGAACGGTCTCGACGAGACGTCCATCATCTACCCGGGACAGAAACTTCGGATCCCGACCGCAGCGCCGACGCCGGCGCCGGCTGTGGCCAGCTCGGGCGCCGCGCAGGTCGTGCTCGATGCCGAGCAGATCGCCAACGTCCGGACGATCATCGACGTGGGGCGCGAGCGCGGGGTCTCGCGTGACGGGATCGCCATCGCCCTCGCCACGGCGATGGTCGAGTCGTGGATCCGGAACCTCGACGGCGGCGACCGCGACTCGCTCGGGCTGTTCCAGCAGCGCCCGAGCGCGGGGTGGGGTTCAGAAGCAGAGATCCGCGACCCGCGTCGCTCGGCGGCCGCGTTCTTCGGCGGCCCCACCGACCCCAACGGCGATCGCACCCGCGGCCTCCTCGACATCGACGGCTGGGAGGACATGGACTTCGGGGATGCTGCGCAGGCTGTGCAGATCTCGGCGTACCCCGAGCGCTACGCGCCGTGGGAGGAGCAGGCGCGGCGCTGGCTCGCGACGTATGGGTGA
- a CDS encoding Rv2175c family DNA-binding protein, whose translation MSTDWLSLPELVELTGEPLGRVRRMLDEHQLVASRRFGAPRVPSVFLVEGEPLSSLRGTIIVLHDAGFSDDEAIDWLLAPEESIGFAPIEALRQGRKSEVRRVAQTLA comes from the coding sequence GTGTCCACTGATTGGCTGAGTCTTCCCGAACTGGTGGAGCTGACGGGGGAGCCGCTCGGGCGGGTGCGCCGCATGCTCGACGAGCACCAGCTCGTCGCCTCCCGCCGTTTCGGAGCTCCGCGCGTCCCGTCGGTCTTCCTCGTCGAGGGTGAGCCCCTCTCATCGCTGCGCGGCACGATCATCGTGTTGCACGATGCCGGCTTCTCCGACGACGAAGCGATCGACTGGCTGCTCGCCCCGGAGGAATCGATCGGGTTCGCTCCGATCGAGGCGCTCCGCCAGGGGCGCAAGAGCGAGGTCCGGCGCGTCGCGCAGACCCTGGCCTGA
- a CDS encoding polyprenyl synthetase family protein, with translation MSSFPDPIVAVSQRVERFLKAQRDAASEFGEEAQAFVESGASAATGGKGFRAKFCLAGWRAVATAATSGAPSVPDAVTAASAALEIFHAAALVHDDVIDRSDTRRGRPASHRAWESEHRSKGWAGDGEEFGRSAAILLGDLLVAWSDDLLEEGLAEIDPMGAHRARTEFARMRREVTIGQFLDVAEESAYVAAPVDTHPDRALRVASLKSARYSVQHPLQLGAVLAGADDEQYRVLADFGHPVGLAFQLRDDVLGVFGDSVVTGKPVGDDLREGKRTLLIAYARAALAPGALRVFDELVGDRNLTPQQVSHLQQTIVETGALARVEARITEWATEADRALRGARLGNAAVSELRDLARAATVRAA, from the coding sequence GTGTCCTCCTTCCCCGATCCGATCGTGGCCGTTTCCCAGCGAGTCGAGAGGTTCCTGAAGGCCCAGCGGGACGCCGCATCCGAATTCGGCGAGGAGGCGCAGGCTTTCGTCGAGTCGGGCGCGTCCGCGGCCACCGGAGGCAAGGGGTTCCGAGCGAAGTTCTGCCTGGCCGGGTGGCGCGCTGTCGCGACGGCCGCAACGAGCGGAGCACCGAGCGTTCCGGACGCCGTGACCGCGGCATCCGCTGCCCTCGAGATCTTCCATGCCGCCGCCCTCGTCCATGACGATGTCATCGACCGCTCCGACACCCGCCGAGGTCGCCCGGCGTCGCATCGGGCCTGGGAGTCCGAGCACCGATCGAAGGGATGGGCGGGCGACGGCGAGGAATTCGGCCGGTCCGCCGCCATCCTGCTGGGCGATCTGCTCGTGGCGTGGAGTGACGACCTCCTCGAAGAGGGTCTGGCGGAGATCGACCCGATGGGCGCGCACCGCGCTCGCACCGAGTTCGCGCGCATGCGCCGCGAAGTGACCATCGGTCAGTTCCTCGACGTCGCCGAGGAGTCCGCCTACGTGGCCGCTCCCGTCGATACGCACCCCGACCGTGCGCTCCGCGTGGCGTCGCTGAAGTCGGCGCGGTACAGCGTCCAGCATCCGCTGCAGCTCGGCGCGGTCCTGGCCGGTGCGGACGACGAGCAATATCGCGTGCTCGCTGACTTCGGGCATCCCGTGGGCCTTGCGTTCCAGCTGCGCGACGACGTCCTCGGGGTGTTCGGAGACAGCGTCGTGACGGGAAAGCCCGTGGGTGACGACCTGCGCGAGGGGAAGCGCACTCTGCTCATCGCCTACGCCCGCGCCGCTCTCGCGCCGGGAGCGCTTCGCGTGTTCGACGAACTCGTGGGCGACCGCAATCTCACACCCCAGCAGGTGTCCCACCTGCAGCAGACCATCGTCGAGACCGGCGCTCTGGCCCGCGTCGAAGCTCGGATCACCGAGTGGGCGACCGAGGCTGATCGAGCTCTCCGGGGTGCGCGGCTCGGTAACGCCGCGGTCAGCGAACTCCGCGACCTGGCACGCGCAGCGACTGTCCGCGCAGCCTGA
- a CDS encoding DUF3040 domain-containing protein, translating into MPLSEQEQRLLDEMERHLMRNDADVVSADRGSAPLSYRNIVYGSVIVLLGIAGLVVGVATSLIVIGVISFVLMVGGVVLAFTPAKGAAASRAATGTRKPRPAQAPASASFMDRMNDRWDRRNDDR; encoded by the coding sequence ATGCCACTGTCAGAGCAGGAGCAGCGTCTGCTGGACGAGATGGAACGCCATCTCATGCGCAACGACGCCGATGTCGTCAGCGCGGACCGGGGATCCGCTCCCCTCAGCTACCGCAACATCGTCTACGGCTCCGTCATCGTGCTCTTGGGTATCGCCGGGCTCGTCGTCGGAGTAGCGACGTCGCTCATCGTGATCGGTGTGATCTCTTTCGTTCTCATGGTGGGAGGCGTCGTTCTCGCCTTCACGCCCGCGAAGGGCGCGGCGGCATCCCGCGCCGCCACCGGAACCCGCAAGCCCCGTCCCGCCCAGGCCCCGGCCTCCGCCTCCTTCATGGACCGGATGAACGATCGATGGGATCGCCGTAACGACGATCGCTGA